In the genome of Raphanus sativus cultivar WK10039 chromosome 4, ASM80110v3, whole genome shotgun sequence, one region contains:
- the LOC108854380 gene encoding glutathione S-transferase Z1 encodes MANSGEKEKLKLYSYWRSSCAHRVRIALSLKGLEYEYIPVNLLKGEQSDPEFKKINPMGTVPALVVDGDIVISDSLAIIMYLDDKYPEPPLLPPDLHKRAVNFQAASIVLSGIQPHQNLGVIRFIEEKINSEEKTAWVTNAITKGFTALEKLLVSCAGKHATGDEVYLADLFLAPQIYGAINRFQINMEPYPTLAKCYQSYKDLPAFQNAAPEKQPDAPASTS; translated from the exons ATG GCGAATTCGGGAGAGAAGGAGAAGCTGAAGCTCTACTCTTACTGGAGAAGCTCCTGCGCTCATCGTGTCCGTATCGCCCTCTCTCTCAAAG GGCTTGAGTATGAGTATATACCAGTTAATCTCCTCAAAGGTGAACAATCCGATCCAG AATTCAAGAAGATCAATCCAATGGGTACTGTACCAGCCCTTGTTGTTGATGGAGATATTGTCATTTCTGATTCTCTCGCCATCATAATG TATCTAGATGACAAGTATCCTGAACCACCTCTCTTACCTCCTGACCTCCACAAACGTGCTGTCAATTTCCAG GCAGCGAGTATTGTCTTGTCTGGCATACAGCCTCATCAAAACCTCGGTGTTATT AGGTTCATTGAGGAAAAGATCAATTCGGAGGAGAAAACTGCTTGGGTTACTAATGCTATCACAAAAGGATTCACAG CTCTCGAGAAACTGTTGGTGAGCTGCGCTGGCAAACACGCAACTGGTGATGAAGTTTACTTG GCTGATCTCTTTCTAGCACCACAGATCTACGGAGCTATCAACAGGTTCCAGATTAACATG GAACCGTACCCGACCCTTGCAAAGTGTTACCAGTCATACAAGGATCTTCCCGCGTTTCAAAACGCAGCCCCAGAGAAGCAGCCAGATGCTCCTGCTTCCACCAGCTGA
- the LOC108854375 gene encoding uncharacterized protein LOC108854375 → MSNPSKEPREDTSDSVRHVREDNEYVRLVVGTTHEPSSSPPETVLSVSQSEIRTRNLIWWFKALGICALTLLLTLVFAKWGVPFVFQKVLIPILQWEATAFGRPTLAIVLVVSLALFPVFLIPSGPSMWLAGMIFGYGLGFVIIMVGTTVGMVLPYLIGLMFRDRLHQWLKRWPRQAAVLRLAAEGSWFHQFRVVAIFRVSPFPYTIFNYAIVVTSMRFWPYLFGSIAGMIPEAFIYIYSGRLIRTFADVQYGHQRLTTVEIVYNVISLIIAVVTTVAFTVYAKRALRELQNAEANEDEEVQVRKQGRFEMKSVEDNHRRLGSSHA, encoded by the exons ATGTCAAATCCATCGAAAGAGCCACGAGAAGATACCTCAGACTCTGTTCGACACGTGAGGGAAGATAACGAATACGTCCGCCTCGTTGTTGGCACCACTCATgagccttcttcttctccacctGAAACTGTGTTATCAGTATCTCAATCAGAGATACGGACAAGGAACTTGATTTGGTGGTTCAAAGCTTTGGGGATATGTGCACTTACTCTCTTGCTCACTCTTGTTTTCGCCAAATGGGGAGTTCCCTTTGTGTTCCAAAAG GTTTTGATTCCGATTTTACAATGGGAAGCGACTGCTTTTGGCCGTCCTACGCTCGCCATCGTCCTTGTTGTTTCCTTGGCTCTGTTCCCTGTCTTCTTGATCCCTTCTGGTCCTTCCATGTGGTTAGCTGGCATGATTTTCGGTTATGGTCTCGGTTTCGTTATTATCATGGTTGGTACCACCGTTGGCATGGTTCTTCCTTACTTAATCGGCCTAATGTTTCGTGATCGCCTCCAT CAATGGTTGAAAAGGTGGCCTCGTCAAGCTGCGGTTCTTAGATTAGCTGCAGAAGGAAGCTGGTTCCATCAGTTCAGAGTCGTTGCAATCTTTCGAGTTTCGCCGTTTCCTTACACCATTTTCAACTACGCCATCGTTGTCACAAGCATGAGGTTCTGGCCTTACTTGTTCGGTTCCATAGCAGGAATGATACCTGAAGCTTTCATCTACATTTACAG CGGTCGATTGATCAGAACATTTGCGGATGTGCAATACGGACATCAACGTTTGACAACAGTAGAGATAGTGTACAACGTAATCTCCTTGATCATTGCGGTTGTGACGACGGTAGCTTTCACTGTGTACGCTAAAAGAGCTTTAAGAGAGCTCCAAAACGCAGAGGCTAACGAAGATGAAGAAGTCCAGGTTAGAAAACAGGGGAGATTCGAGATGAAGAGCGTTGAAGATAATCATAGGCGTTTGGGTTCTTCTCATGCATAA